In Hirschia baltica ATCC 49814, the genomic stretch TGCGTTGCTGCTGGCCACCCGAAAGGGTTGTGCCCATATCCCCGACAAGGGAACGATATGCCATTGGCATTTGTTCAATGTCATCATGGATACATGCTATTTGGGCTGCCCAGCGCACACGCTCCATATCTGTCTTCTCATCAAATAGAGCGATGTTTTCGGTAATAGAACCTGCCAGCAAAGTGTCATCCTGCATGACCACACCAATCTGGGCACGGATAGACGAAGGCCCCCAAGTCGACAGCGGCAATCCATCAAAATAAACTTGTCCACCTGTGGATGGATATAAACCCATCAACACGCGTAAGAGTGTTGATTTTCCAGAACCTGATGGCCCTGTCAAAGCAATAAATTCACCTGCCTGAATGTCCAAATTCACATTGGTCAGGATTAAAGGCTCATTTGGGGCATAGCGAAACGATACACCTTGAAGCTGGATATTGCCCCTCAATTCCCGTTCTACGCTAGGCGCATCAATTCCTTTTTCGCGATCTTGCAAAGCAATATCTGCCACGCGCTCTAAATGCACATCCAGGAGCTTAAAATTTATCCATTGTTCGACAAGCGCCATGAGACGTTGCTCAAGTTGGCCTTTATAAGCGATAAATGCTGTGATCATCCCAACGGTCATTTGCGTGGCGATAACGGATTTTGCCGCGATATAGACAATCAGGATTGTGGTAAGCCCCAATATAGCCTGACTGATCGCTCCATAGCCAATATTCACATTGCCAACACGAATAGTGGCATTAATGGAATTGGCCGCGAGGTTACGCCATAGGCTGGCTCTGTTATTTTCTGCACCTGCAATTTTGATTGTTTGCATAGCGCGTAGGTTTTCAAGGAATTTAGTATTCTCTTTAGCCTCGGCAACCAGCAAATCACCTGCCAAGCGCTTAGAAAGCTCCAAGAAGATCAATCGCAAGACGACATAGAGTAAAATGCCTGCAATCGTAATGAATGCGAGTTGCATATTATAAAGGAACAATATCGCGCCAACGAAGATGGCGAGCACACCATCAATCAAAACCATTATAGCGCCATTGACCACGAGATCGCGGATGGGCTGCAAGGATTGAAAACGTTGCTGTATATCACCCACATGCCGTCTGTGAAAATATGGCAATGGCAGACGCATCATGTGATGCAAAAGACTGGCCTCCATATCAAAAGAAACAACATTGGAGAGGAATTGAAACACCAAGCCGCGAAGGATGATGGTAGCTACTTCAAACACTTTGAGGAGTGCAAACCCTGCTGCCACCGCGCCCAGCAGACTTAAATCTCCTTTAAGCACGGCTTCATCAATCACGATTTGCATAAAATATGGGCTCATCAAGACAAAGACCTGCATGATGAGGGACAAAACCAACCCTTGGCCCAACGCTTTCCATGTAGAGCCGTCCAACTTGACCAGACTGGATAAACGTACTGGCTTCTTAACCTTGGCTTTTTGAAATTTAGGTGTGGGAGTAAGTTCTAAGGCAACGCCAGTGAAACTCTCATCTGCATCAACGAGCTTGACTACTTTCTGACCACTGGCTGGATCAAGTAAAACTAGTTTATCTTTTTGTACGTCTTTAAGGACAACAAAGTGATCCATATTCCAGTGCAAAATGGCTGGACGACGTAAATCTTTAAGTTCTTCCAGTTCACACCGAACAGCACGTGAGCCAAGACCTAACTGTGCTGCAATATCAATAACATCTTTGAGTGAAGACCCTTTAAGAGAAATGGGATGTTCGCGACGCAGAGTTGAAATGTCAGATTGATAGCCAAAATAAGAAGCAACCATCCCTACGCAAGCAAGACCGCATTCAGCAGCCTCCGCTTGGCGCAGCAGTTCGATTTTGCGAAAACCGCTTAAATTAAGAATGGATTGTCCAATATCCACTCGTCTCCCCCCCCGGAACGACTTCTAAACACGCAAGCTGAAAACATTGCGGTCAAGTTGCTGTTCAAAGTGAGAATAAGATGAGCAGTTCGTCAATTAGGGATTTCCCTAGTTGAGTTAGGAAATATTGATCTTAAAATTTAATCGGATGAGTTTCTGCAGCTCTACGTGCGGCAGTTAAATGCCACACACACCAATTGCCAGAAAAATGCACCCAATCTGTGGGTAAACAACTTAAAGAAAAGCTGGGAATAAAAAATTCATGAGATCGGAGTGATGAAAATGGATTTACAGCGATTGTTTGATTCGTATGAGGGAATGTCTGTTCTGGTTCTGATTGCAGCCCCATGAACAGAACCGCAATGAGTCAACTTTTGGCGATTTTTTGCCCCTGAAAGTTCGCGACCCAAATGACGCGGCACAATTCGTTTCCTGCCATTAAGCGCACGCACACGAACACCACCGGAACGACACTTGATTTAATCCTCATTTTGCCAACTGATTTGGGCAAAAGCGGGAGATTTCAAACATGGGCGGTTTCGGATCTGGCGGTCACAATCTACGCAAGAGATATCTGGAGCAATTCCGGAGTTTGAATGCAGCCTATTTTCAAAAACACAGCATTTTGACTGATGGCTGGCGTGGCATGATCCATTGGAAAAACGATAGCCAAGACAAGCCCTGCATATCGGTTGAAGGTGGTCGAAACCAAGTGACGCTCATCTATCGCGCAAGGCAAGACAACGCCGCAGACTGGAAAAATGTTAGAGACACGTTTCCCATCGTCTGGTCACCGCGACATTTAGGCGGCGCGCAGGCTTACTTTGGCTGCCTTCGATGCAATGCAAGGGCGAAGCTACTCTATCTCGCCAACTTACATTTTAGGTGTCGCAAATGTCACAACCTTGTCCATGCTTCCAGCCAGGAACAGCCTGGCAATCGTGCGACCAGAAAGAACCAGAAACTGCGTGCAAAGCTTGGTGCACCGCAAGGACTCGGTGATTATGTTCCACGACCTAAGGGCATGCACGAAACCACCTTCCAACATTACTTAGAACGTATTGAAGAAGCCGAGTGCGAAATCAATGATGACATGATCCGCATTCTACAACGTATTCAGAAAACAAGCGTTCGGCTCAGCATCAATCAAAAGGATTTCTGGTAATGACTGCCCCAATCAAAAAGAACATCCCTTCGGGTCATTTTACTAACGCGCTTCTGCCCTGGGAAAACGAAGCGGAATTCCTAGAATTACTGTACGAGTGGCGCACGGTCTATATGCCGAAAGGCCCCGCAGAAGATAGCCTCATTGACCAACTTGTCTGGATTGAATGGAGACGAAGAAGGCTCATTTCCGGTGAGCGCGCCTTACACATTAATCAGCTTCACAATTGCACGGGAACGGGTGAAACATACTCATCGTGCGATCTCCTTACCCGCCGCGCGCTCGTTTACCACTCAGAACGCAAGCGAACGTTTAACTCACGCTCTGCGATATCAACTACGGAAGGAGATGACAAAGAACTGGATATTTTTGTAAGAGAAAACCTCTCCCGTTTGAAGGAGGCACTGCTCATTCTGAAAGACCCAAACAAGAACGCTTACACTAACGCATTAGGTTATTTAGACGAAGGAAGTCTTGAATGGTGGGAAGAAGAGATCCAGGAAAATGAAAATGGTTTTGAAGCCAGCTCAGAAGGTTTAACAAAATTCATTGAAGAAAAACTCCTGCCCTGGCTCAAAAATTTAGAACACGAAACAGAAGAACGCCCAATTGTTCGAATGCAGGCCTACGGGGAAAGTCTAGACCCTCATCGTATGAGCACACTAATGGCGCTGGACGAACGCCTAGGACGCCAGTTTGAAAAGGCTATGAGCATGCTGATTCGATTACAGGAACTAAGAGAAAAGCCGTCCTGATGCTTGTGATGACTACGGACGATTGCCCACTTGCACATTGCACGCCCGACGGTCAGCTGGTTGTGCTTCTCACCTCGAGACATCCAATAACAGGTAAATCGGTTGAGTCAGCTGTCATAAAACTATCCGCGCATCAGGCATTGTGTTTGAGTCATTCTTTGATGGAAATGGCCGAGCAAGTGATAAAGGTTGAATCGAGCCAATCTGGAACCAAAGCGGATATCATCAACCTGAAATCTCAGTTTAAACCCTGAACCCAATCATGGTTCTAATGCATTTGACTTAGCCACACACATACAATGCCCATGCCTCCATTAAAGCGCGGCGGCGTTCTATGGCCTGCCCCCGCCTATAAGCTGCTTCGACTTTGCCAAGACTATGAGCTAGGCTTTCTTCTATGAGTTCACGCGGAAAGTCTGTTTCATTCCTCGCCCAATCGGAAAAGGTAGATCGGAAGCCATGTGCGGTGACAGCTTCCCCCTGTGAATTTGTCAGCTTCATATCTCTTAAAGCCTTGGTCATGGTCATGTCAGAAATCGGCTTTCCTGCGCGCATACCCATAAAGATTAGTTCGCCTTGTCTGGCTTTCGAAATATGATCAATGATTGCAAGCGCCGCTTGGCTAAGTGGCACCATATGCGGTTTTTCAGCCTTCATGCGTTCAGCCGGTATTGACCAAATGCCCGCCTCTATATCGATCTCATTCCAAGTGGCACCTCTGACTTCTCCTGACCTTGCAGCCGTTAGAATGGTAAACTGAAGCGCGAGTGCGCCTATTCCGCTTTTTTGCCGAAGAGTCTGCCAAAAAGCATGCATTTGGTCGTATTCCAACGCCGCCAAATGCTTTTGCTTTGGCCGCTTACGTCCAAGCACATGCTTTAGCTGACCATTCCAAGATGCAGGATTTGGATCCTCGCGCATGCCGCGCACTCGAGCACTTTCCAGCACAGCTTCAATCCGCCCTCGGACGCGGCGCGCGGTTTCATTCTTTGTAGCCCATATCGGTTCCAAACATTTCAGCACATGATCGACTTCAATCTCATTTAACGGCTTAGCCCAGATAGGCTCGGCATAGCGTTCCAATGTTGATCGCCATTGCGCAATATGTTTTGCATTTCGGAAGTCGCCTTTAATCGCATCTATATGACGAAGCGCAAACGGGCCGAAAGGCTCAATTCTTACTTCTG encodes the following:
- a CDS encoding peptidase domain-containing ABC transporter; the encoded protein is MDIGQSILNLSGFRKIELLRQAEAAECGLACVGMVASYFGYQSDISTLRREHPISLKGSSLKDVIDIAAQLGLGSRAVRCELEELKDLRRPAILHWNMDHFVVLKDVQKDKLVLLDPASGQKVVKLVDADESFTGVALELTPTPKFQKAKVKKPVRLSSLVKLDGSTWKALGQGLVLSLIMQVFVLMSPYFMQIVIDEAVLKGDLSLLGAVAAGFALLKVFEVATIILRGLVFQFLSNVVSFDMEASLLHHMMRLPLPYFHRRHVGDIQQRFQSLQPIRDLVVNGAIMVLIDGVLAIFVGAILFLYNMQLAFITIAGILLYVVLRLIFLELSKRLAGDLLVAEAKENTKFLENLRAMQTIKIAGAENNRASLWRNLAANSINATIRVGNVNIGYGAISQAILGLTTILIVYIAAKSVIATQMTVGMITAFIAYKGQLEQRLMALVEQWINFKLLDVHLERVADIALQDREKGIDAPSVERELRGNIQLQGVSFRYAPNEPLILTNVNLDIQAGEFIALTGPSGSGKSTLLRVLMGLYPSTGGQVYFDGLPLSTWGPSSIRAQIGVVMQDDTLLAGSITENIALFDEKTDMERVRWAAQIACIHDDIEQMPMAYRSLVGDMGTTLSGGQQQRIMLARALYRQPRILVMDEGTAHLDEATEKKINENLNQLKMTRIAAAHRKETIGAADRVIGVMNGQAGELRKPPSMTSPPPKEQQIPSAITANPDLQEILFGSNAIPRETEKGE
- a CDS encoding tyrosine-type recombinase/integrase, translating into MPDLTSNKLSDLKCKRAKTGRHSDGGGLYLNVKQTGARNWLFIYRWGDKRPSIGLGGYPSVSLSEARKQAAMCRDWLNQTPRKDPKKEWMVLNAPEVRIEPFGPFALRHIDAIKGDFRNAKHIAQWRSTLERYAEPIWAKPLNEIEVDHVLKCLEPIWATKNETARRVRGRIEAVLESARVRGMREDPNPASWNGQLKHVLGRKRPKQKHLAALEYDQMHAFWQTLRQKSGIGALALQFTILTAARSGEVRGATWNEIDIEAGIWSIPAERMKAEKPHMVPLSQAALAIIDHISKARQGELIFMGMRAGKPISDMTMTKALRDMKLTNSQGEAVTAHGFRSTFSDWARNETDFPRELIEESLAHSLGKVEAAYRRGQAIERRRALMEAWALYVCG